GCTTTTTTTCAAAGAGCTGGAACGGTTCAAACTGCTGCTGAAACCGTTCAAATTGCCTGGCGCGCCAATGGCCGCGGATTTAAGGGGGCGGTTTAAAGGAATAGCCTTAAGAAATAACATGTGTGTGAGTCCATGTTATTTCCTGAGGGATGGATTGAAATATCCATACCTCAGATCCGGGAACCGCTTCTGAAGCTCCCCCATGGCCTGCCGCACACCGCCGGCCGTTCCGCCGCTGAACGTTCCCGACCCTTCCAGGCACTCCATGTACAGGTCCGGGTCGATATTGAGGTTCCTCCACTGGATCATGGAGACCTTCCCCCGCCCCATGAGGCTGGTCATGGCCTCGATCTCGGCTCGCTGGTCCGTGACACCGGGGAATACGAAATAGTTCACAGAGACAAACCGGTCATACTCCCTGGCAACCTCCATGCTCTTGACAACATCCTCAAACCGGTACCCCACCGGCCTGAAGTACGCCTCGTAAAGCTCCGGCCGGGCTGAGTTCATGCTCACCCGGATACTGTCCAGCCCGGCGGCAAAAAGGGCCTCGAGGGCCTTCGGATCGCTGGCGTTGGTGTTCAGGTTGATCGTCCCCTTGTCCGTTTTTTCCCGGATAAAGGCGATGGATCGCTCCAGGAGTTTCCAGTTGGTCAGGGGCTCTCCCTCACACCCCTGTCCGAAACTAACGACTGCTTCACTGGCCGTTTCGATATGCCTGACGGCGACCTGGGCTACCTCTTCCGGGGTAGGAATGAAATCGATGCGGTCCTGGGTGCACGGGACAGAGGAACCCTCCTGGAGGGAGATGCAGCCGATACATCGGGCGTTGCATCCCCTGGAGGTTGGCAGAGGGGCCTCGTACCGGCCCAGGAACAGGTTGCGAGCGGCCGGACAGCGGTAAACTGTGCAGCAGCGGGCCAGGTGGGCAATGAGTCGGTTGTCAGGGTTGGATCGGACCCTCTGGCGTGCGGCCTCGTCTTCCTCACCATCGGTCGGGAAGTTGTCAAGATCCTGCCTAATGTCGGGATCGATACGGATCCCGGCTGCTACAAAACCTTCATCTTTCCAACCTGCTGCGGCGTAGGCGTACAAGGGCAGAACCGGTGCCACCTTTTCCTTTTCGAAGGCAGACCACAGCAGGACCGTGTGAGCCGGAGCAAGGAATGCCGATACGGCAAAAATAGGCTCACCCTGAAATGACCTGACGGTTTCGATGATGCCGGTGTCGGGATCGATCCCCACCGGGCGGCGGCCGGGCAGGGTGTGGAGGTCAGAGCCGTAAGGCAGGGGAATGAGCTCCCCGGCAGCCGGGGGCCGGTGCTTCCGGCCGCTCGATCCCGCCATCCTGAGATGAGGATGCTCGAAGACCTGTCCGTCCCCGTCGGACATGAGCATGAAAGGAAGATGCCTAAGGTCGGTCTCGGTCATAGTCTCGATCCCGGTAATAGTGACAGGGACAGGAATGGGAACAGGAACATTAATGGCGATCAGCGGGCTGAACGATACGCCGCTGCAATATCATGGAGGAAAAGCCTTGACGCAGGGCTGCGCTCACCCGCAGGGAACCGCGGAAAAACCTCCGGGACCTGTATTTTGACCCTGTCCTTCCCGATGCTTACCGGGCCCCGCCAAGCACCAGGAGAAGGCTGTTTTGGCCCAGCGGTTTCCCGGTTTCCTCGATCTGCAGGTCCTTGAGGTGACCACCGAAGACCAGCACCCTCGACACACTGATGGCCTGTTCCTGCATGCCGGGCGTATAATACAGGATGTTTTTTCCCTTCCCCTTGATCCCGGGATCAGGATCCATACCTGTAGCATAGCTCTTTTTCTGAAGAGCCTTGGTGACGCTTTTTTCAGTTGCTGAATCCGTGACCCCTTCCGCGATCATGACCACTACAATAGTGCCAGGCGTTGGTGACACGGCACGTTTTGTTTTTACGGCCTTTTTCTTTTTGACCTTCTTGTCGACCCTTTTGGGCCCCTTGCCGTCACTGAACACGATCGTCGCTGTGGTCGTCGCTCTCAGGTCGTAGACGCTGTCAGCCAGGCCAACCCCTGCTGCAAAACCCCACTGTAAACCCTTCGGCGAGGATTTTCGGACCCCAACCAGGGCGTTGCCTTCGGTAACCTTGTCATCCCCGAGAGCTCCGGAATGGGTATGGGTCGACCCTGAAACCTCTGCCACTAGATCCCACGTTTCTCTCAAGGATTTCTCAAACCATAACCCGTAGAGCAGATCCGAATCCTCTCCGCTCACAGATTTGAGGTATTTTTGATAGCCGAGGTTTACACCGAAAGTCAGCTCTTCTGATCCGCTGGAGTAAGCCAATCGCAGGCCCGGGACGGTGGTGTTAAGTGTAAAAGGAAACAGGGTGCCTTCATCCGCCGTGGGAAGGATAACCGAAAGTTCCCCTGCAAAACCGGATCTTGCTATCTCACCGCGCACGAAAGCACGAAGGTCCAGCATGTCGGATTCGTTGAATTCCGGGTCTCTGACAATATAGGGGATCGTAATTCCGGTCAGGATGTTCTGACTGGGGCTGTACGCGCCAGTGATCTTGAAGATAACATCCCAGTCGTCACTGTTATCGGTGTTTCTGAAAAGATCGATGGCGGAACCCAGATTCCAAAGCCCTGTGCGGCCGATGTCCCCTGTCCAGGTATGAAACAGGCTGTCAGGAGTGACGGGTTCAATGATAGCGAGAGTTTGTAAGCCAGCCGAATCAGGATATAGATAATCTGCTTGCAGGGTGGGCGGTATGGCCAGGAAAAGAAAGGAGATGACTATCAAAAAACTACGCTTAACCAACATTTTTGTCTCCAAGTAGCAGCGTTCAGGACACAAAGATAACATGTTCCGGGAAACTATATGGAAAAGGTTTTATATGTTTTTTCGGCAAGTCCCCAGATTATTCTTTTCACTTTATCATATATTTTCACTGACTCGCATACTTTAACTTCTGCCTTGATTCCCCGGAATCTCGATTGATTTTCGAGATCCCGGATTTCGTGTTTCTGCTGAAACTTGCTTAAATAACTGTTATAATTTTAGTTTATGGACATTGGTTCACTTAATTCCGATAAAAGCCCACCAACAATCTTAAACGGAGGATACCATGAAAAGAGCGACGATCATCCTGGCATCGGCACTGCTGCTGACGACACTCATGACAGGTGGAGGGTTTGCCGTGGACATGGAGAAGTTTCCCTTCTTCCCATCCCTCTTCAATACGAAAACGGGTGGCCCGGTGTCCAGCACCGAGTTCGAGGACCCGGGACAATGCAAGATATGCCACGGGGAGATCTACAAGCAGTGGCAAGGCTCCATGCACTCCAATTCCTGGCTCGACCCGGTGTTTCAGGCACTCTGGAAGGTCGGGGACGATGAGACCGACGGAGCCATCCGCAACCTGTGTGCCGGGTGTCATTCGCCCATCGGTACGGTGGCCGAGGAGGTGGTCTTCGACCCGGACAAGGGGCGCTTCGTCGCTGGCCCGCTGGCGGAAAAGGGCGTTCAGTGTGATTTCTGCCACACGGTATCCGAATCCACCTGGAGGGACACCCCTGCGGCACAGCCCATGAACGGATCCCTCATCATGGATCCGGGTGACGTCAAGAGGGGCCCTTACCGGGAATCCGATTCCCCCGGTCACGACACGGCTTACTCGGAGCTTCATACCTCGGCCGAATTCTGCGGCTCCTGCCACCACGTTTTCCATCCGGTGACCAACTTTCCCATCGAGCGGACCTACGATGAATGGAAACAGTCTGTCTACGCCCGGGAGGGGATCGTCTGCCAGGACTGCCACATGATGCCGCTGGAAAAGGCCATCGAGGCTGCCAGGACCATGAAAAAACCGGTGAATCCGGGCAAGGCTTCCCCTCTGGGACCGGACAGGGACACGGTCTATACCCACGAATTTGTTGGCGGCAACTTTGCTGTTCTGGCTCTGCTGGGAGCGGATAAACACGCCGGGATAGCCAGGGAGAGGCTCAAAAGCGCGGCCGAACTGAAGATCCATCTTCCTGAAAAGGCAATCACGGGGCAGTTGGTCAGGTTCAAGGTGGAGGTTGTCAACGTGGGAGCCGGGCATAACCTTCCCACGAGCCTTACAGAGGTCCGCCAGATGTGGCTGGATGTCACGGTCACAGACCCGGGGGGCAACGTCCTCATGCGCTCGGGGGCCGTCGACGACCATGGCGCCATTGATCCCGAGGCCAATATTTTTCACACCGTGGCCGTTGACAAGGAAGGCAACGTGACCCACAAGCCGTGGGCGATCTCCTACTTTTCAGAGGTCCGGGTGATCCCCCCCAAGGGGTCAGACACCAGCACATATACCTTCCTGATGCCTGGCAACCTGAAGAAGGGGGAGCTTTCCATCACTGCCGTGCTGCGTTACCGTTCCTTCTCACAGCACCTGGCCGACCTGCTCCTCGGTGAAGGCAAGGTCCAGGTTCCTGTGGTGGACATGAAAACGGAGCAAGCGGCGCTGAAAATTTCGAAGAAATGATGAGAGCGCCGCTTGCAGTGTCTAGGGTCTGGAGTCTAGGGTCTAGAGTTTGGAAAAAACGATCGTCATCGCGAGCAGTTAATAAAGCGAAGCGATCTCAGGAAATGATGGAAAAGCCTGAGACTGCTTCGGTCAAATACCACCTCGCAGTGACAAGTCTTTTTGAATTTTGAATATCGAACTGGTTTCAAGGAGCCAACAATGAAAAGAAAAGCGGCCTGGTTGATCGTTTTTATGCTTGTCGCGGCTGCCCCATCGGATGCCGCGAAAGATATCGTGTCGCCGGGGGACTTCTTGCCCGATTTTCGTTTTGTCACTTCCCTGTCCACCGGGGACGCTGCCTATCTGGGAGTGGCCGAGGAGATCTCCGGAAAGGGGCACTTCCTGGCACAGGACGTCTGGGGCGATATCCTCGTTGTGGAACTTTTCAACCGGTTCTGCTACGGCTGCCAGCAGGGGGCGCCCATTATAAACAGGGCTTATGAACTGGTGGCCTCCGACCCGTTTCTGTCCACCAGGGTCAGGTTTTTAGGTGTCGGTGTCGGGAACAACCAGAAAACGGTGGATGATTTCAGCCGTGAGTTCGGGGTACAGTTCCCGCTGGTCCCGGATCCGAAGTTCAGTCTCCTCGACGCCCTCGGCAATCCGGGCGGTACGCCCTACACGATGATCCTGCGCCGCACGAAGGAGGGGATGATGCTCATGGGAGCCCATTTCGGCGTGCTGGATTCCGCCGGGGAGTTCGTCCGGGAGGTGCGGGAAGTGGCGGAGGGCGATGTGGAGCAGTTGATCGCCAGTGCCCAACCCGTCGAGCTGGCCGCCTGGGTGGAGAAAGAACTCAAGCCGGACCTCACAGATGCCAGGATCGAGGAACTGGTCCTTCAGTGCATGGAGAGAGCCGGCTACGGATCGGTAGGCCTTTACACGGTGGATCTTCCGGATGGCGGCAAGGTGTATGTGGGCGAGAGCGGTCGGGGAAAAGTGTTCTCCAGGGTGATCAGCCGGCTTCCGGTGTGCGACGTCTGTCACCCGATCCACTTCATCCTCACCGTCAGTTTGGGGGGACAGGTAGTGGATTTTGATTCCATCAGCGTGACCAAATACTGGAACAAGGAGTGGACGGCCGAGGAGATCGACTGGATGCGAAAAAGGCTGCTGGGCCAGTCCGTGCTCAAGGAACGGGCCTTTGACCCCGAGGTGGATGCCGTGAGCACAGCCACCATCTCTTCCTCCCTCATCTTCGACAGCCTTTCCAGGACAGGACCCCTGGTCCGGATCCTGAAGGATGGGGGGCATCTGTAGATGAGTTCACAGTGAACAGTATACAGTGTACAGTGAGAGCGTTATTTCGGGCCGGTTGACACCGGCCCGAAAATGTTGGATGAAAGTTGATGGACTCGCGAAAAGTCCCGGATTGGACTTTTTGCGACCCTGTCAAAGTTATTTGTGCCAGATAAAACGCTAACAGCGAGATTTCGAGCGGTATTCGGAAGTAACTGTAAACCGTGTACTGTAAACCGTTAACTGGAAACGGAGTTTCCCCATGATCATCGTTATGAACGCCGGAGCTTCCACGGAGCAGCTCGAAGAGGTCATCCACAGGATCGAGGAGTTGGGTTACACGCCCCACGTCATCCACGGAGAGACCCGGAACGTCATCGGCGCCATTGGAGACGAACGGGGCAAAGCCCGTCTCCAGTATCTGGAGTCCCTGCCCGGTGTGGAACGGGTCGTTCCGATACTGCGCCCGTACAAGCTGGCCAGCATCGAGGTCAAGGACCAGGGGGTCGGGGAGCGGAGCTCCTTCGAGGTCGCCAGGGGGGTTGTGGTCGGCGGACCGAGGATCACCGTCATCGCCGGGCCTTGCAGCGTGGAAAGCAGGGAAAGCCTCGTGGAAACCGCCCTGATTGTGAAAAAGGCGGGGGCCAGCATCCTGCGCGGCGGGGCGTTCAAGCCGCGTACCTCCCCCTACGCGTTCCAGGGGCTGGAAGAAGAGGGGCTCAGGCTCCTCGCCGAAGCCAGTGAAGCCGCGGACATCCCCACTGTCACCGAGGTCGTGAACCCCGGCGATGTGGACCTTGTGGCCGGATACGTGGATATCCTCCAGATCGGAGCGAGGAACGTCCAGAACTTCGCGCTCTTGAAACGTCTCGGGGGAGTGGACAACCCCATCCTGCTCAAGCGCGGCATGATGACCACCATCGACGAGTTCCTGATGTCGGCCGAGTACATCCTGTCGGCGGGCAACAGCAGGGTCATCCTGTGCGAACGGGGGATCAGGACCTTCGAGACCGCTACCCGCAACACCCTGGACCTGAGCGCTGTTCCGGTGCTCCGGGAAAGGACCCATC
This region of bacterium genomic DNA includes:
- a CDS encoding radical SAM protein, with product MTETDLRHLPFMLMSDGDGQVFEHPHLRMAGSSGRKHRPPAAGELIPLPYGSDLHTLPGRRPVGIDPDTGIIETVRSFQGEPIFAVSAFLAPAHTVLLWSAFEKEKVAPVLPLYAYAAAGWKDEGFVAAGIRIDPDIRQDLDNFPTDGEEDEAARQRVRSNPDNRLIAHLARCCTVYRCPAARNLFLGRYEAPLPTSRGCNARCIGCISLQEGSSVPCTQDRIDFIPTPEEVAQVAVRHIETASEAVVSFGQGCEGEPLTNWKLLERSIAFIREKTDKGTINLNTNASDPKALEALFAAGLDSIRVSMNSARPELYEAYFRPVGYRFEDVVKSMEVAREYDRFVSVNYFVFPGVTDQRAEIEAMTSLMGRGKVSMIQWRNLNIDPDLYMECLEGSGTFSGGTAGGVRQAMGELQKRFPDLRYGYFNPSLRK
- a CDS encoding multiheme c-type cytochrome, coding for MKRATIILASALLLTTLMTGGGFAVDMEKFPFFPSLFNTKTGGPVSSTEFEDPGQCKICHGEIYKQWQGSMHSNSWLDPVFQALWKVGDDETDGAIRNLCAGCHSPIGTVAEEVVFDPDKGRFVAGPLAEKGVQCDFCHTVSESTWRDTPAAQPMNGSLIMDPGDVKRGPYRESDSPGHDTAYSELHTSAEFCGSCHHVFHPVTNFPIERTYDEWKQSVYAREGIVCQDCHMMPLEKAIEAARTMKKPVNPGKASPLGPDRDTVYTHEFVGGNFAVLALLGADKHAGIARERLKSAAELKIHLPEKAITGQLVRFKVEVVNVGAGHNLPTSLTEVRQMWLDVTVTDPGGNVLMRSGAVDDHGAIDPEANIFHTVAVDKEGNVTHKPWAISYFSEVRVIPPKGSDTSTYTFLMPGNLKKGELSITAVLRYRSFSQHLADLLLGEGKVQVPVVDMKTEQAALKISKK
- the aroF gene encoding 3-deoxy-7-phosphoheptulonate synthase; this translates as MIIVMNAGASTEQLEEVIHRIEELGYTPHVIHGETRNVIGAIGDERGKARLQYLESLPGVERVVPILRPYKLASIEVKDQGVGERSSFEVARGVVVGGPRITVIAGPCSVESRESLVETALIVKKAGASILRGGAFKPRTSPYAFQGLEEEGLRLLAEASEAADIPTVTEVVNPGDVDLVAGYVDILQIGARNVQNFALLKRLGGVDNPILLKRGMMTTIDEFLMSAEYILSAGNSRVILCERGIRTFETATRNTLDLSAVPVLRERTHLPVIVDPSHAAGHWQYVHSLSLASIAAGADGIMVEVHPEPELALCDGPQSLKPKKFEALMAALEKVANAVGREI